A single region of the Arthrobacter sp. zg-Y20 genome encodes:
- a CDS encoding sulfite exporter TauE/SafE family protein, whose protein sequence is MTVAFAATLLLSVLIGLSLGLLGGGGSILTVPILTYVAGLNPREAIASSLFVVGATSAVSVLGHARKGRVMWRTGLLFGAAGMVGAFGGGQVGGRLPETVLMVAFAAMMLAASVAMIRGRRGAPADSRTGEQPAPKVLLMGLVIGLVAGLVGAGGGFLIVPALALLGGLTMPAAVATSLVVISLQSLAGLGGYLTTVNLNWPLVGAVTVLAVLGSLVGARLAGKIPEAALRRGFGLFVLVMGMFVLAQELLGLR, encoded by the coding sequence ATGACAGTCGCCTTCGCGGCAACCCTGCTGCTCTCCGTGCTGATCGGGCTTTCGCTCGGCCTGCTCGGCGGTGGCGGGTCCATCCTCACCGTGCCGATACTCACCTACGTCGCCGGGCTGAATCCCCGCGAGGCAATTGCCTCCTCGCTGTTCGTTGTCGGCGCGACTTCCGCGGTGAGTGTCCTCGGGCATGCCCGCAAGGGCAGGGTGATGTGGCGCACCGGGCTGCTGTTCGGCGCGGCCGGCATGGTCGGCGCCTTCGGCGGCGGCCAGGTGGGAGGCCGCCTGCCGGAGACCGTCCTGATGGTGGCGTTCGCCGCCATGATGCTGGCTGCCTCCGTGGCCATGATCCGCGGCCGCAGGGGTGCCCCGGCCGACAGTCGGACGGGCGAGCAGCCGGCGCCGAAGGTACTGCTGATGGGGCTGGTCATCGGATTGGTGGCAGGACTGGTGGGTGCAGGCGGCGGTTTCCTGATTGTGCCCGCGCTGGCGCTGCTGGGCGGGCTGACCATGCCAGCCGCCGTCGCAACGTCGCTGGTGGTGATTTCCTTGCAGTCGCTGGCCGGACTGGGCGGCTACCTCACCACCGTGAACCTTAACTGGCCGCTGGTAGGCGCAGTTACCGTATTGGCCGTCCTCGGCTCCCTCGTCGGCGCCCGGCTGGCCGGAAAGATTCCGGAAGCCGCACTTCGGCGCGGCTTCGGGCTCTTTGTGCTGGTCATGGGGATGTTCGTCCTGGCCCAGGAGCTGCTGGGCCTGCGCTAG
- a CDS encoding metal-sensitive transcriptional regulator, with protein MQLDTTELAPVVNRLKRAQGQLAAVTRMLEEGRDCKDIVTQLAAVSKALDKAGFAIIASGLEQCLTNEDGSMDKKDLEKLFLSLA; from the coding sequence ATGCAGCTCGACACCACCGAACTCGCCCCCGTCGTCAACAGGCTCAAGCGGGCACAGGGCCAGCTGGCTGCAGTGACCCGGATGCTGGAGGAGGGCCGGGACTGCAAGGACATCGTCACGCAGCTCGCCGCCGTCTCGAAGGCCCTGGACAAGGCAGGGTTCGCGATCATCGCGTCCGGCCTGGAACAGTGCCTGACCAATGAGGACGGATCCATGGACAAGAAGGACCTGGAAAAGCTCTTCCTGTCCCTGGCCTAA